The Allocatelliglobosispora scoriae genome contains a region encoding:
- the hemW gene encoding radical SAM family heme chaperone HemW codes for MPGDLPEGEPVPADGALPDAALADVGRKGFGFYLHVPFCASRCGYCDFNTYTPSESGLDQSDYVSAALKEIAFAKRVLGGSAPEVQTVFIGGGTPTLLPADDLARMLDAVGDAFGLARGAEITTEANPESVNATSLRRLRQAGFTRISLGMQSTAVGVLKILERNHTPGRARAAAAEAREAGFAHVNLDLIYGTPTETPADFAASLASAIAAGVDHVSAYSLIVEDGTRLAKQVRRGDLPMPSDDVAADRYLAADRALSAAGFSWYEVSNWATTPAGQCKHNLLYWRGGDWWGIGPGAHSHVGGVRWWNVKRPAAYADRINDGVSPGHARELLTDEDRYVEDVMLRLRLAEGMPLTAIRDAAAVAQALADGLLDETAHKNGRAALTLRGRLLADAVIREVLA; via the coding sequence ATGCCAGGAGACCTTCCCGAGGGCGAGCCCGTTCCGGCCGACGGCGCGCTGCCCGACGCCGCGCTCGCCGACGTGGGTCGGAAGGGCTTCGGCTTCTATCTGCACGTGCCGTTCTGCGCCAGCCGCTGCGGCTACTGCGACTTCAACACCTACACGCCGAGCGAGAGCGGGCTCGATCAGAGCGACTATGTGAGCGCGGCGCTGAAGGAGATCGCGTTCGCCAAGCGGGTGCTGGGCGGCTCGGCACCCGAGGTGCAGACGGTCTTCATCGGCGGCGGCACGCCGACCCTGCTCCCGGCCGACGATCTCGCCCGGATGCTCGACGCGGTCGGGGACGCCTTCGGGCTGGCTCGGGGCGCCGAGATCACGACGGAGGCGAATCCGGAGTCGGTCAACGCCACCTCGCTGCGGCGGCTGCGGCAGGCCGGGTTCACCCGGATCTCGCTGGGGATGCAGTCGACGGCGGTGGGCGTACTCAAGATATTGGAGCGAAACCACACGCCGGGCCGGGCGCGGGCCGCGGCGGCCGAGGCGCGCGAAGCCGGGTTCGCGCATGTCAATCTTGATTTGATCTACGGTACGCCGACCGAGACCCCCGCCGACTTCGCCGCCTCCCTCGCCTCCGCGATCGCCGCCGGAGTCGACCACGTGAGTGCCTATTCCCTGATCGTGGAGGACGGCACCCGCCTGGCGAAGCAGGTGCGCCGGGGCGACCTGCCGATGCCGAGCGACGATGTCGCGGCCGACCGATACCTCGCCGCCGACCGGGCTCTCAGCGCCGCCGGCTTCTCCTGGTACGAGGTCTCCAACTGGGCGACCACACCCGCCGGGCAGTGCAAGCACAACCTGCTCTACTGGCGCGGCGGCGACTGGTGGGGGATCGGGCCGGGCGCGCACAGCCACGTCGGCGGCGTCCGGTGGTGGAACGTGAAGCGCCCCGCCGCGTACGCCGACCGCATCAACGACGGCGTCTCGCCCGGCCACGCCCGGGAGCTGCTCACCGACGAGGACCGCTATGTCGAGGACGTGATGCTGCGCCTGCGCCTGGCCGAGGGGATGCCCCTGACCGCCATCCGTGACGCGGCCGCCGTGGCACAGGCGCTCGCCGACGGCCTGCTCGACGAGACCGCGCACAAGAACGGCCGCGCAGCTCTGACGCTGCGCGGCCGACTCCTTGCCGACGCGGTTATCCGCGAGGTTCTGGCGTAA
- the ybeY gene encoding rRNA maturation RNase YbeY — MSIEIANESGFQVDADEIVAVARHALDEMGVNPLAELSVLLVDVDYMTELNHRWMGGEGPTDVLAFPMDEETIDHGPADGRAEPALLGDIVLCPEIAEKQAVQFGSDDPRMRLPGAPAPVPSPDYTTGNELQMLTVHGVLHLLGFDHAEPEEEREMFGLQAKLLSSWRGRAS, encoded by the coding sequence GTGTCCATAGAGATCGCCAACGAGTCGGGCTTCCAGGTCGACGCCGATGAGATCGTCGCCGTCGCGCGCCACGCCCTCGACGAGATGGGGGTCAACCCGCTCGCCGAGCTGTCGGTCCTGCTCGTCGACGTCGACTACATGACGGAGCTCAACCATCGCTGGATGGGCGGGGAGGGTCCCACGGACGTCCTCGCCTTCCCGATGGACGAGGAGACGATCGACCACGGTCCCGCCGACGGCCGGGCCGAGCCCGCGCTCCTCGGCGACATCGTGCTCTGTCCCGAGATCGCCGAGAAGCAGGCCGTCCAGTTCGGCAGCGACGATCCGCGGATGCGGCTCCCCGGAGCACCCGCACCCGTCCCCTCTCCCGACTACACGACCGGCAACGAGCTGCAGATGCTCACCGTGCACGGCGTGCTGCACCTGCTCGGCTTCGATCACGCCGAGCCGGAGGAGGAGCGCGAGATGTTCGGCCTGCAGGCCAAGCTCCTCTCCAGTTGGCGGGGGCGAGCCAGCTGA
- a CDS encoding cytidine deaminase, translated as MSEIELVAEDAKLVTMARQARARIGALEGAAVRDGDGRTYTGVTIAQPSFGIGALQLAVAAAVAAGATTLEAAAVVTEASALDASGHSAVRDIAPSAPVHLATPAGRPFATITAE; from the coding sequence ATGTCCGAGATTGAGCTGGTCGCCGAGGACGCGAAGCTGGTGACGATGGCCCGCCAGGCCCGCGCCCGGATCGGCGCGCTGGAGGGCGCGGCCGTGCGTGACGGCGACGGCCGCACCTACACGGGCGTGACGATCGCGCAGCCGTCCTTCGGCATCGGCGCGCTGCAGCTCGCGGTCGCGGCCGCGGTCGCCGCCGGCGCGACGACGCTCGAGGCCGCGGCGGTGGTCACCGAGGCGTCGGCCCTGGACGCTTCAGGCCATTCGGCGGTACGCGATATCGCCCCCTCGGCACCCGTGCATCTCGCCACCCCAGCAGGCCGCCCGTTCGCCACCATCACCGCCGAGTAG
- the era gene encoding GTPase Era, with protein MPDLPYRAGFACFVGRPNAGKSTLTNAIIGQKIAITSSKPQTTRHVIRGVLHKPDSQLVLVDTPGMHRPKTLLGERLNDLVRSTWSEVDVIGLCIPADEPVGKGDKFITAEISELKAKVIAVVTKTDLVGKQALAEQLLAVSRLGDFADIVPVSAVAGDQLDMLVDVMLKYLPRSPQLYPDDMLTDEPEHVLIAEMIREAALEGVRDELPHSIAVLVEEIIPEGNLTKIFADIYVERTSQKAIVIGAGASRLRDVGSKARVDIEQLVGTKVYLDLHVRVAKEWQRDPKLLRRLGF; from the coding sequence GTGCCTGATCTGCCGTACCGTGCCGGATTCGCCTGCTTCGTCGGGCGACCCAATGCCGGCAAGTCCACCCTGACCAACGCGATCATCGGACAGAAGATCGCGATCACGTCGAGCAAACCGCAGACCACCCGGCACGTCATCCGAGGTGTGCTGCACAAGCCCGACTCCCAGCTCGTGCTCGTCGACACGCCGGGAATGCACCGGCCCAAGACGCTGCTCGGCGAGCGCCTCAACGACCTCGTCCGCTCGACCTGGAGCGAGGTCGACGTCATCGGCCTCTGCATCCCGGCCGACGAGCCGGTCGGCAAGGGTGACAAGTTCATCACCGCCGAGATCTCCGAGCTCAAGGCGAAGGTGATCGCGGTCGTGACCAAGACCGACCTCGTCGGCAAGCAGGCCCTCGCGGAGCAGCTGCTCGCGGTGAGCCGGCTCGGCGACTTCGCCGACATCGTGCCGGTGAGCGCCGTCGCGGGCGACCAGCTCGACATGCTCGTCGATGTGATGCTGAAATATCTGCCGCGCTCGCCGCAGCTCTACCCGGACGACATGCTCACCGACGAGCCCGAGCACGTGCTGATCGCGGAGATGATCCGGGAGGCGGCGCTCGAGGGCGTCCGCGACGAGCTGCCGCACTCGATCGCGGTGCTCGTCGAGGAGATCATTCCCGAGGGCAACCTGACCAAGATCTTCGCCGACATCTACGTGGAGCGCACGAGCCAGAAGGCGATCGTCATCGGGGCGGGTGCGTCGCGGCTGCGCGATGTCGGCTCCAAGGCGCGGGTCGACATCGAGCAGCTCGTCGGCACCAAGGTCTACCTGGATCTCCACGTCCGCGTCGCCAAGGAGTGGCAGCGCGACCCCAAGCTCCTGCGCCGTCTCGGCTTTTGA
- a CDS encoding PhoH family protein, with amino-acid sequence MTDTVPASEITPQRVKTKLTVPDPRHMVNLLGPRDELLRLLEKALVSDILVRGNEIIISGFPADNALAERLFMELLELVQKGEALTEDVVKRSMGMLTSGENERPAEVLTLNILSRRGRTIRPKTIGQKRYVDAIDAHTINFGIGPAGTGKTYLAMAKAVQALQAKEVTRIILTRPAVEAGERLGFLPGTLNEKIDPYLRPLYDALHDMIDPESIPRLMTQGTIEVAPLAYMRGRTLNDAFIILDEAQNTTPEQMKMFLTRLGFGSKIVVTGDVTQVDLPGGTMSGLRIVREILKGVEDVHFSQLSSADVVRHSLVGAIVDAYARWDDEQEQANGASVHAVPQRRAGRRR; translated from the coding sequence ATGACCGACACGGTTCCAGCTTCAGAGATCACTCCGCAGCGGGTCAAGACCAAGCTCACGGTCCCCGACCCGCGTCACATGGTCAACCTGCTCGGTCCTCGCGACGAGCTGCTGCGACTGTTGGAAAAGGCGCTGGTCAGCGACATCCTGGTGCGCGGCAACGAGATCATCATCTCCGGATTCCCGGCCGACAACGCCCTCGCCGAGAGGCTCTTCATGGAGCTGCTCGAGCTGGTCCAAAAGGGTGAGGCACTGACTGAGGATGTGGTGAAGCGCAGCATGGGCATGCTTACGTCCGGTGAGAACGAGCGTCCGGCCGAGGTGTTGACGCTCAACATCCTCTCCCGTCGCGGGCGCACCATCCGCCCCAAGACGATCGGCCAGAAGCGATATGTGGACGCGATCGACGCGCACACGATCAACTTCGGCATCGGCCCGGCCGGCACCGGCAAGACCTACCTCGCCATGGCGAAGGCGGTCCAGGCGCTGCAGGCCAAGGAGGTCACCCGGATCATCCTGACCCGGCCCGCCGTCGAGGCGGGTGAGCGGCTGGGCTTCCTGCCCGGCACACTCAACGAGAAGATCGATCCTTACCTCCGGCCGCTCTACGACGCGCTGCACGACATGATCGACCCCGAGTCGATCCCCCGGTTGATGACGCAGGGCACCATCGAGGTCGCCCCGCTCGCCTACATGCGCGGCCGCACGCTCAACGACGCGTTCATCATTCTCGACGAGGCGCAGAACACCACGCCCGAGCAGATGAAGATGTTCCTGACCCGGCTCGGCTTCGGCTCGAAGATCGTTGTCACGGGTGACGTCACCCAGGTCGACCTGCCCGGCGGCACGATGAGCGGGCTGCGGATCGTCCGCGAGATCCTCAAGGGCGTCGAGGACGTCCACTTCTCACAGTTGAGCAGCGCCGATGTGGTGCGGCACAGCTTGGTCGGGGCCATCGTGGACGCGTACGCTCGCTGGGACGACGAGCAGGAGCAGGCCAACGGCGCTAGCGTGCACGCCGTGCCGCAGCGCCGTGCCGGACGGCGTCGCTAA
- a CDS encoding hemolysin family protein, with protein MASAGLPDGTLLWTAAGLVILAGLVAMTEAALGAVSAARAGEMAKEGARGATALQSVASDVVRHLNLLLLLRMACELTATVLVALVAVDTFGAGWGSALIAAGAMTLICFVVVGVAPRTLGRQHAYSVGRFAAPIVRWLGKALGPLARLLILLGNALTPGKGFREGPFASQVELRELVDLAEQRGVVEHGERQMINSVFALGDTIAREVMVPRTEMVWIEADKTVRHALALALKSGFSRIPVVGESIDDVLGIVYLKDIARSLTGGYDDKVVVTRVMREAVFVPESKPVDDLLSEMQAARTHIAVVIDEYGGTAGLIAIEDILEEIVGEITDEYDVERPPIEHLEQGRVRVSARLPIEDLGEIFDVELPADEVETVAGLLAQALGRVPIPGATATVGGLTLTAEGATGRRNRIDTVLVEPPQKELADVRD; from the coding sequence ATGGCCTCGGCCGGACTTCCTGACGGGACCCTGTTGTGGACCGCGGCGGGGCTGGTGATCCTCGCCGGGCTGGTGGCGATGACCGAGGCGGCACTCGGCGCGGTCTCGGCCGCCCGCGCCGGTGAGATGGCGAAGGAGGGTGCTCGCGGCGCGACCGCGCTGCAGTCCGTCGCCTCCGACGTGGTGCGCCACCTCAACCTGCTGCTCCTGCTGCGGATGGCGTGCGAGCTGACCGCGACGGTGCTGGTCGCGCTCGTCGCCGTCGACACCTTCGGCGCCGGCTGGGGCTCGGCGCTGATCGCCGCCGGTGCGATGACCCTGATCTGCTTCGTCGTGGTCGGTGTCGCGCCGAGGACGCTGGGTCGCCAGCATGCCTACTCGGTGGGGCGGTTCGCCGCGCCGATCGTGCGGTGGCTGGGCAAGGCGCTCGGCCCGCTGGCCCGGCTGCTGATCCTGCTCGGCAACGCGCTCACCCCCGGCAAGGGCTTCCGTGAGGGGCCCTTCGCCTCCCAGGTGGAGCTGCGCGAGCTCGTCGACCTCGCCGAGCAGCGCGGCGTCGTCGAGCACGGCGAGCGTCAGATGATCAACTCGGTCTTCGCGCTCGGCGACACGATCGCCCGCGAGGTGATGGTGCCGCGGACGGAGATGGTGTGGATCGAGGCCGACAAGACGGTTCGCCACGCGTTGGCGCTCGCGTTGAAGTCCGGCTTCTCCCGCATCCCGGTCGTCGGCGAGTCGATCGACGACGTGCTCGGCATCGTCTATCTCAAGGACATCGCACGCTCGCTGACCGGCGGTTATGACGACAAGGTCGTGGTGACGAGGGTCATGCGCGAGGCGGTCTTCGTGCCCGAGTCCAAGCCGGTCGACGACCTGCTCTCGGAGATGCAGGCCGCGCGCACCCACATCGCCGTGGTCATCGACGAATACGGCGGCACGGCCGGCCTGATCGCGATCGAGGACATCCTCGAGGAGATCGTCGGCGAGATCACCGACGAATACGACGTGGAACGACCGCCGATCGAGCACCTGGAGCAGGGCCGGGTCCGGGTCTCGGCGCGGCTGCCGATCGAGGACCTCGGTGAGATCTTCGACGTGGAGCTCCCCGCCGACGAGGTGGAGACGGTCGCCGGACTGCTGGCGCAGGCGCTCGGTCGCGTACCCATCCCGGGTGCGACCGCGACCGTCGGCGGCCTGACGCTGACCGCGGAGGGCGCCACCGGACGGCGCAATCGCATTGACACCGTGCTCGTGGAGCCGCCGCAGAAGGAGCTCGCCGATGTCCGAGATTGA
- the gatB gene encoding Asp-tRNA(Asn)/Glu-tRNA(Gln) amidotransferase subunit GatB has product MSTAVLPAYEDAIAVFEPVIGLETHVELGTNTKMFCGCPTEFGAEPNTQVCPVCLGLPGALPVANKAAIEATIRIGLALNCSIASWCRFARKNYFYPDMPKNFQTSQYDEPLCVDGYLDVEVDGKTVRVEIERVHLEEDTGKTLHLGGATGRIHGATQSLVDYNRAGIPLVEIVTRPVVGTGALAPAVAKAYVAELRDVIRTLGVSDVRMEQGSMRCDVNTSLNRPGAEWGTRTETKNVNSLRSVERAVRSEVIRQASVLSSGGRITQETRHFHEDTGDTTSGRSKEEATDYRYFPEPDLVPLAPDAEWVAQLKAALPEPPRVHRERLRAAWDISDLEMQSVVNAGAVELIEATIAAGTTPDAARKWWLGELSRRTNETGGELAEVGVTPAHVAELQKLVDDGKLTDKLARQVLEGVIAGEGGPIQVMAARGIEVVSDTGALTKAVDDAIAANPAIADKIRDGKVEAAGVLIGAVMKATRGQADAAAVRELIISRLQ; this is encoded by the coding sequence ATGAGCACCGCCGTGCTGCCCGCATACGAGGACGCCATCGCCGTGTTCGAGCCGGTGATCGGCCTGGAGACGCACGTCGAGCTGGGCACCAATACCAAGATGTTCTGCGGTTGCCCCACCGAGTTCGGCGCCGAGCCCAACACCCAGGTCTGCCCGGTCTGCCTGGGCCTGCCGGGTGCGCTGCCGGTCGCCAACAAGGCGGCGATCGAGGCGACGATCCGGATCGGCCTCGCGCTCAACTGCTCCATCGCGAGCTGGTGCCGCTTCGCCCGGAAGAACTACTTCTACCCGGACATGCCGAAGAACTTCCAGACCTCGCAGTATGACGAGCCCCTCTGTGTCGACGGCTACCTCGATGTCGAGGTCGACGGCAAGACGGTGCGCGTCGAGATCGAGCGGGTGCACCTGGAGGAGGACACCGGCAAGACGCTGCACCTCGGCGGCGCGACCGGTCGCATCCACGGCGCGACGCAGTCCCTCGTTGACTACAACCGGGCCGGCATCCCTCTGGTCGAGATCGTGACCCGCCCGGTCGTCGGCACCGGTGCGCTGGCACCGGCGGTGGCGAAGGCATACGTCGCGGAGCTGCGCGACGTGATCCGCACCCTCGGCGTCTCCGACGTGCGGATGGAGCAGGGCTCGATGCGCTGCGACGTCAACACCTCGCTCAACCGGCCCGGCGCCGAGTGGGGCACCCGCACCGAGACGAAGAACGTCAACAGCCTGCGCAGCGTCGAGCGCGCCGTGCGGTCCGAGGTGATCCGCCAGGCCTCCGTCCTCTCCTCGGGCGGCCGGATCACGCAGGAGACGCGCCACTTCCACGAGGACACCGGCGACACCACGTCGGGACGGTCCAAGGAGGAGGCGACGGACTACCGCTACTTCCCCGAGCCCGACCTGGTGCCGCTCGCGCCCGACGCCGAGTGGGTCGCGCAGCTCAAGGCGGCCCTCCCCGAGCCGCCCCGGGTGCACCGCGAGCGCCTGCGCGCCGCCTGGGACATCAGCGACCTGGAGATGCAGTCCGTCGTCAACGCCGGTGCCGTCGAGCTGATCGAGGCGACCATCGCCGCGGGCACCACCCCCGACGCCGCCCGCAAGTGGTGGCTCGGTGAGCTGTCCCGGCGTACCAACGAGACCGGCGGCGAGCTCGCCGAGGTCGGCGTGACCCCGGCACACGTCGCCGAGCTGCAGAAGCTGGTCGACGACGGCAAGCTCACCGACAAGCTCGCCCGCCAGGTGCTGGAGGGCGTCATCGCGGGTGAGGGCGGTCCGATCCAGGTCATGGCGGCTCGGGGCATCGAGGTCGTCTCCGACACCGGCGCGCTGACCAAGGCCGTCGACGACGCCATCGCCGCCAACCCGGCGATCGCCGACAAGATCCGCGACGGCAAGGTGGAGGCGGCCGGCGTACTCATCGGGGCTGTCATGAAGGCCACGCGCGGCCAGGCGGATGCCGCAGCCGTGCGCGAGCTGATCATCTCTCGCCTGCAGTAA
- the dnaJ gene encoding molecular chaperone DnaJ → MAKDYYGILGVPKDATADDIKRAYRKLARQYHPDVNPDPSSQEKFKEINAAYEVLSDDQKRQMVDLGGDPLAPGGGGMGGPGGPGGPFVGFQDIMDAFFGGTSSRGPRPRTRPGADAIIRLDLDLHETAFGVEAPITVDTAVLCATCAGAGTAAGTHLAQCDICHGKGEVQSVQRTFLGQVVSSRPCAACQGYGTTIPHPCATCAGDGRVRTRRSLTVKIPSGVEDGMRIRLAQQGEVGPGGGQPGDLYVEIHERPHDVYARKGDDLHCKVTVPMTAAALGTRLTIKTLDNEEALDVKSGTQPGSTLRVKGRGVPHLRGTGRGDLFVHLDVRTPTKLDADQERMLRDFAKARGEEMAELSKQGGFFTSIRNAFNGH, encoded by the coding sequence GTGGCTAAGGACTACTACGGCATTCTCGGCGTCCCCAAAGACGCCACGGCCGATGACATCAAGCGCGCTTACCGCAAGCTCGCCCGGCAGTACCATCCGGACGTCAACCCGGACCCCTCCTCGCAGGAGAAGTTCAAGGAGATCAACGCGGCCTACGAGGTCCTCTCCGACGACCAGAAGCGGCAGATGGTCGACCTCGGCGGCGACCCGCTCGCCCCGGGCGGCGGCGGCATGGGCGGCCCCGGCGGTCCCGGTGGGCCCTTCGTCGGCTTCCAGGACATCATGGACGCCTTCTTCGGCGGCACCTCGTCGCGCGGGCCGCGCCCGCGGACCCGCCCCGGCGCCGACGCGATCATCCGGCTCGACCTCGACCTGCACGAGACCGCCTTCGGCGTCGAGGCGCCGATCACCGTCGACACCGCCGTGCTCTGCGCCACCTGCGCCGGTGCGGGCACCGCCGCCGGCACCCACCTGGCCCAGTGCGACATCTGCCACGGCAAGGGCGAGGTGCAGTCGGTGCAGCGCACCTTCCTCGGCCAGGTCGTCTCCTCCCGCCCCTGCGCCGCCTGCCAGGGCTACGGCACGACGATCCCGCACCCCTGCGCCACCTGTGCCGGTGACGGCCGGGTCCGCACCCGCCGCTCGCTCACCGTCAAGATCCCGTCCGGGGTCGAGGACGGCATGCGCATCCGCCTGGCCCAGCAGGGCGAGGTCGGCCCCGGCGGCGGCCAGCCCGGCGACCTGTACGTCGAGATCCACGAGCGACCCCACGACGTGTACGCCCGCAAGGGCGACGACCTGCACTGCAAGGTGACGGTCCCGATGACCGCCGCAGCCCTCGGCACCCGGCTCACCATCAAGACGCTCGACAACGAGGAGGCGCTCGACGTGAAGTCGGGCACCCAGCCGGGCTCCACGCTGCGCGTCAAGGGCCGGGGCGTTCCGCACCTGCGCGGCACCGGCCGGGGCGACCTCTTCGTCCACCTGGATGTGCGGACTCCCACGAAGCTCGACGCCGACCAGGAACGCATGCTGAGGGACTTCGCCAAGGCCAGGGGCGAGGAGATGGCCGAGCTGTCCAAGCAGGGCGGCTTCTTCACCAGCATCCGCAACGCGTTCAACGGCCACTGA
- a CDS encoding 16S rRNA (uracil(1498)-N(3))-methyltransferase, producing the protein MSAPLFLVDALPGGDTCTLDGPEGHHAASVQRLRVGEELILADGRGGSATARATATAKASLELQILTRQTVAAPDPRLVVIQGIAKGDRGELAVQAMTEVGVDEIVPWAASRSVAQWRAERGAKAREKWVATAREAAKQARRVFVPVIGGAPDVSTAQAAGRLAGGFVLHEEATERLSRVDLPNSGEIVLVVGPEGGIDDRELAAFVAAGATPVRLGETVLRTSTAGVAALSLLATRLDRW; encoded by the coding sequence GTGAGTGCACCGCTCTTCCTGGTCGATGCGCTGCCCGGCGGGGACACCTGCACGCTCGACGGGCCCGAGGGGCATCACGCCGCGAGCGTCCAGCGGCTGCGGGTCGGTGAGGAGCTGATCCTTGCCGACGGGCGCGGCGGTTCGGCCACGGCCCGGGCCACCGCCACCGCGAAGGCGAGCCTGGAGCTGCAGATCCTCACCCGGCAGACGGTCGCGGCACCCGATCCACGGCTCGTCGTCATCCAGGGCATCGCCAAGGGTGATCGCGGTGAACTCGCCGTGCAGGCGATGACCGAGGTCGGCGTCGACGAGATCGTGCCCTGGGCGGCGTCGCGGTCCGTGGCGCAGTGGCGGGCCGAGCGGGGTGCCAAGGCCCGGGAGAAGTGGGTCGCAACGGCACGGGAGGCGGCCAAGCAGGCGCGCCGGGTCTTCGTACCGGTGATCGGCGGTGCGCCGGATGTCTCGACAGCTCAGGCGGCCGGGCGGCTCGCCGGCGGGTTCGTGCTGCACGAGGAGGCGACCGAGCGGCTCAGCCGGGTCGACCTGCCGAACTCGGGAGAGATCGTGCTGGTCGTGGGCCCCGAGGGTGGCATCGACGACCGGGAGCTGGCTGCTTTCGTCGCCGCCGGAGCGACGCCGGTGCGGCTCGGGGAGACGGTTCTGCGCACGTCGACCGCGGGTGTCGCGGCCCTCTCCCTGCTCGCCACCCGGCTCGACCGCTGGTAG
- a CDS encoding HIT domain-containing protein gives MTDCLFCRIVAGEIPSTVVHETATTLAFRDIRPQASSHVLVIPKAHYADVAELAVADPGLAGEVLAAVAAVAEAEGLLKGGFRTIFNTGEHGGQEVAHVHAHVVGGAPLGPMLAR, from the coding sequence GTGACCGATTGCCTCTTCTGCCGGATCGTTGCCGGTGAGATCCCCTCGACCGTGGTGCACGAGACGGCCACCACGCTCGCGTTCCGCGACATCCGGCCGCAGGCCTCGTCGCACGTGCTGGTGATCCCGAAGGCGCACTACGCCGACGTGGCCGAGCTCGCCGTGGCCGATCCCGGGCTCGCGGGCGAGGTGCTCGCGGCCGTCGCGGCGGTGGCCGAGGCGGAGGGCCTGCTCAAGGGCGGTTTCCGGACGATCTTCAACACCGGCGAGCACGGCGGCCAGGAGGTCGCCCATGTGCACGCCCACGTCGTCGGCGGTGCTCCGCTCGGCCCGATGCTCGCGCGCTAG
- the hrcA gene encoding heat-inducible transcriptional repressor HrcA — translation MGLDDRKLDVLRAIVEDYVATQEPVGSKSLVERHSLGVSPATVRNDMAVLEEEGYIRQPHTSAGRVPTDRGYRLFVDRLSRVKPLSPAERRAIERFLMGALDLDDVVHRTVRLLAQLTRQVAVVQYPSLSRSSVRHLELVPISTTRVMVVMITDTGRVEQRQLELPTPIPPEDVSELRGLVNAKLGGKQLSAAPPLVQALLDEVPAHLSASMTVLATVLLETLVERGEERIALAGTANLTRGGILDFAGSLRPVLEALEEEVILLKLIGEQEMAPRVRIGDENEFVDLRATSIVSTGYGPGDTVVGGLGVLGPTRMDYPGTIATVRAVARYVGDLLAQH, via the coding sequence GTGGGTCTAGACGATCGCAAGCTGGACGTCCTGCGCGCCATCGTGGAGGACTACGTCGCCACGCAGGAGCCGGTCGGCAGCAAGTCCCTGGTCGAGCGCCACAGCCTGGGCGTTTCTCCCGCGACCGTGCGAAACGACATGGCCGTGCTGGAGGAGGAGGGCTATATCCGCCAGCCCCACACCAGCGCCGGCCGGGTTCCGACCGACCGCGGCTACCGCCTCTTCGTCGATCGACTCTCCCGGGTCAAGCCGCTCTCGCCGGCCGAGCGCCGGGCGATCGAGCGATTCCTGATGGGCGCCCTCGACCTCGATGATGTCGTGCATCGGACGGTCCGGCTGCTCGCGCAGCTCACCCGTCAGGTCGCCGTCGTGCAATATCCGTCACTCTCCCGGTCGAGCGTCCGGCACCTGGAGCTGGTGCCGATCAGCACCACCCGGGTGATGGTCGTCATGATCACCGATACCGGCCGGGTGGAGCAGCGCCAGCTCGAGCTGCCCACACCGATCCCGCCCGAGGACGTCTCCGAGCTGCGCGGGCTGGTCAACGCCAAGCTCGGCGGCAAGCAGCTCTCGGCGGCGCCGCCGCTGGTCCAGGCCCTCCTGGACGAGGTGCCCGCGCACCTCTCGGCGAGCATGACCGTGCTCGCCACGGTGCTGCTGGAGACATTGGTCGAGCGCGGCGAGGAGCGCATCGCGCTCGCCGGCACCGCCAACCTCACCCGGGGTGGCATCCTGGACTTCGCCGGCTCCCTGCGCCCCGTGCTCGAGGCGCTGGAGGAGGAGGTCATCCTGCTCAAGCTCATCGGCGAGCAGGAGATGGCACCACGCGTGCGGATCGGCGACGAGAACGAGTTCGTCGATCTCCGTGCCACCTCGATAGTCAGCACCGGCTACGGTCCTGGGGACACCGTCGTCGGGGGCCTGGGCGTGCTCGGCCCGACCCGCATGGACTATCCGGGCACCATCGCCACGGTTCGCGCCGTGGCACGCTACGTCGGCGATCTGCTGGCACAGCACTAA
- a CDS encoding DUF4870 domain-containing protein, with translation MSDTPTPPGQPDPNSQPPSAPSFETPPAYSAPSAPLGNAAPSGYANSDEKTWALVAHFGGAAGAVIGSGAGGWVAPLIALLAKGNESPTVRAHAVAALNFQILVSIIAIVSWILVCIVIGFVGVIAAVIGGALFGILAGVKANEGAFYKYPMSISLVK, from the coding sequence ATGAGTGATACCCCCACCCCTCCGGGGCAGCCGGACCCGAATTCGCAGCCGCCGTCGGCGCCGTCGTTCGAAACCCCCCCGGCATACTCGGCGCCCTCCGCGCCGTTGGGCAACGCCGCCCCGTCGGGCTACGCCAACAGCGATGAGAAGACGTGGGCTCTCGTGGCCCACTTCGGCGGTGCCGCCGGCGCCGTCATCGGCAGTGGTGCGGGCGGCTGGGTCGCCCCGCTGATCGCGCTGCTCGCCAAGGGCAACGAGTCCCCCACGGTCCGCGCGCACGCGGTCGCCGCGCTGAACTTCCAGATCCTGGTCAGCATCATCGCGATCGTGAGCTGGATCCTGGTCTGCATCGTGATCGGCTTCGTCGGCGTCATCGCCGCCGTCATCGGTGGCGCGCTCTTCGGCATCCTCGCGGGTGTCAAGGCCAACGAAGGCGCGTTCTACAAGTACCCGATGTCCATCTCCCTGGTGAAGTGA